The following are encoded in a window of Thiohalobacter sp. IOR34 genomic DNA:
- the gshB gene encoding glutathione synthase, with translation MSIRLGILMDPIAGINVKKDSSFAMLLAAQARGWELAYMEAPDLFLRDGRAYARLHGLSVRDDAQDWYQLDSARIAALDSLDVLLMRKDPPVDLDFFATTYLLERAEAAGTLVVNRPGALRDINEKLYTAWFRDCCVPTLVSASAALLRDFLAEQEDIILKPLWSMGGASIFRLRQGDPNIAVVIETLTGHGRSLCMAQRFIPEIRDGDKRILLIDGEPVPYALARIPAEGETRGNLAAGGRGVGVELSARDRWICQQVGPVLREKGVRFAGLDVIGDYLTEINVTSPTCIRELDALYGLDIAGQLLDRLAESLAGRPAGPA, from the coding sequence ATGAGCATCCGCCTCGGCATACTGATGGACCCCATTGCGGGCATCAACGTCAAGAAGGACAGCAGTTTTGCCATGCTGCTGGCAGCCCAGGCCCGCGGCTGGGAACTGGCCTACATGGAGGCCCCCGACCTGTTCCTGCGCGACGGCCGCGCCTATGCCCGGCTGCATGGCCTCAGCGTGCGCGACGATGCGCAGGACTGGTACCAGCTGGACAGTGCCCGCATCGCAGCGCTGGATTCGCTCGATGTCCTGCTGATGCGCAAGGATCCGCCGGTCGATCTCGACTTCTTCGCCACCACCTACCTGCTGGAACGCGCCGAGGCCGCCGGCACCCTGGTGGTCAACCGCCCCGGCGCCCTGCGCGACATCAACGAGAAGCTGTACACCGCCTGGTTCCGCGATTGCTGCGTCCCCACCCTGGTTTCGGCCAGCGCGGCACTGCTGCGCGACTTCCTGGCCGAGCAGGAGGACATCATCCTCAAGCCGCTGTGGAGCATGGGCGGCGCCTCCATCTTCCGCCTGCGCCAGGGCGACCCCAACATCGCCGTGGTCATCGAGACCCTCACCGGCCACGGCCGCTCGCTGTGCATGGCGCAGCGCTTCATCCCCGAGATCCGCGACGGCGACAAGCGTATCCTGCTGATCGATGGCGAACCGGTGCCCTATGCCCTGGCACGCATCCCGGCCGAGGGCGAGACCCGCGGCAACCTTGCCGCCGGCGGCCGCGGCGTGGGGGTCGAGCTCAGCGCCCGCGACCGCTGGATCTGCCAGCAGGTCGGCCCGGTGCTGCGCGAGAAGGGCGTGCGCTTCGCCGGCCTGGACGTGATCGGCGACTATCTCACCGAGATCAACGTCACCAGTCCGACCTGCATCCGCGAGCTGGATG
- the gshA gene encoding glutamate--cysteine ligase: MPNHDPNSWQAVPHLTTALTGPLQQIETLLLLEQPAIEAWFRSEWRRTPAPLYASVDLRNAGFKLAPVDTNLFPAGFNNLNPAFLPLCIQAMQTKMELVCESAAKVLLIPEDHTRNLFYLESLATLRDIIHNAGYEVRIGSLRPDLEQVECIDLPSGRQVLLEPIVRRGNRLGLADYEACVVILNNDLIGGLPQLLQGLDQPILPPPGLGWSSRLKSAHFTHYQAVAGEFSRLLGIDPWLINPLFRNCGELDFKKREGEACLVKNVADLLQDIQRKYDEYGIDKPPFVVIKADAGTYGMAIISVTSVDEVRSLNRKQRTKLGSMKGGGGVSKFLLQEGVYTFETWGENEAVAEPVVYMIDHFVVGGFYRVHTGRAAHENLNAPGMHFEPLAFADPCNNPDQNQSPDAEPNRFYAYGVIARLALLAAARELAEH; this comes from the coding sequence ATGCCAAACCATGACCCCAATAGCTGGCAGGCCGTGCCGCACCTGACCACCGCCCTCACCGGCCCGCTGCAGCAGATCGAGACCCTGCTGCTGCTGGAACAGCCGGCCATCGAGGCCTGGTTTCGCAGCGAATGGCGACGGACGCCGGCACCCCTCTACGCCTCGGTCGACCTGCGCAACGCCGGCTTCAAGCTGGCCCCGGTGGACACCAACCTGTTCCCGGCCGGCTTCAACAATCTCAATCCGGCCTTCCTGCCACTCTGCATCCAGGCCATGCAGACCAAGATGGAGCTGGTCTGCGAATCCGCCGCCAAGGTGCTGCTGATCCCGGAGGACCATACCCGCAACCTGTTCTATCTGGAAAGCCTCGCCACCCTGCGCGACATCATCCACAATGCCGGTTACGAGGTGCGCATCGGTTCCCTGCGCCCCGATCTCGAACAGGTGGAATGCATCGACCTCCCCTCGGGCCGGCAGGTGCTGCTGGAACCCATCGTGCGCCGCGGCAACCGCCTCGGCCTGGCCGACTACGAGGCCTGCGTGGTGATCCTCAACAACGACCTGATCGGCGGCCTCCCGCAACTCCTGCAAGGTCTGGACCAACCGATACTGCCGCCGCCCGGTCTCGGCTGGTCGAGCCGCCTGAAATCGGCCCACTTCACGCATTACCAGGCCGTGGCCGGGGAATTCTCCCGCCTGCTGGGTATCGACCCCTGGCTGATCAACCCGCTGTTCCGCAACTGCGGCGAACTGGACTTCAAGAAACGCGAGGGCGAGGCCTGCCTCGTCAAGAATGTGGCGGACCTGCTGCAGGACATCCAACGGAAATATGACGAATACGGCATCGACAAACCGCCCTTCGTGGTCATCAAGGCGGACGCCGGCACCTACGGCATGGCCATCATCTCGGTGACCAGCGTCGACGAGGTGCGCAGCCTGAACCGCAAGCAACGCACCAAGCTCGGTTCCATGAAGGGCGGCGGAGGAGTCAGCAAGTTCCTGCTCCAGGAGGGCGTCTACACCTTCGAGACCTGGGGCGAGAACGAGGCGGTGGCCGAGCCCGTGGTCTACATGATCGACCATTTCGTGGTCGGCGGCTTCTACCGGGTACACACCGGCCGCGCCGCCCACGAGAACCTCAACGCCCCGGGCATGCATTTCGAACCCCTGGCCTTCGCCGACCCCTGCAACAATCCGGACCAGAACCAGTCGCCGGACGCCGAACCGAACCGCTTCTATGCCTACGGGGTGATCGCCCGCCTGGCACTGCTCGCCGCCGCGCGCGAGCTGGCGGAACATTGA
- a CDS encoding response regulator yields MVIDDSKTIRRTAETLLKKAGCEVVTATDGFEALAKIADQRPDIIFVDIMMPRLDGYQTCALIKHNQVFKHTPVIMLSSKDGLFDRARGRIVGSDQYLTKPFSKDELLGAIKAHVRPST; encoded by the coding sequence ATGGTGATCGACGACAGCAAGACTATCCGGCGGACCGCCGAGACCTTGCTGAAGAAGGCTGGCTGTGAGGTGGTGACCGCCACCGATGGTTTCGAGGCTCTGGCCAAGATCGCCGATCAGCGACCGGACATCATCTTCGTCGACATCATGATGCCGCGCCTGGACGGTTACCAGACCTGCGCCCTGATCAAGCACAACCAGGTCTTCAAGCACACGCCGGTCATCATGCTGTCGTCCAAGGACGGCCTGTTCGACCGGGCGCGTGGCCGCATCGTCGGTTCCGACCAATATCTGACCAAACCCTTTTCCAAGGACGAGCTGCTCGGTGCCATCAAGGCGCACGTGCGGCCATCGACCTGA
- the pilH gene encoding twitching motility response regulator PilH, which yields MARILIVDDSPTEMHVLKSMLEKNGYEILTAGTGEEGVETAKAEKPDLVLMDVVMPGLNGFQATRQLTKNAATADIPVIICTTKDQETDRVWGMRQGAKDYLTKPVVEADLVSKIQKALNA from the coding sequence ATGGCTCGAATTCTCATTGTTGACGATTCCCCGACCGAAATGCATGTACTGAAGAGCATGCTGGAGAAGAACGGCTATGAAATCCTCACCGCCGGTACCGGCGAGGAGGGGGTGGAGACCGCCAAGGCCGAGAAGCCCGACCTGGTGCTGATGGATGTCGTGATGCCCGGCCTGAACGGCTTCCAGGCAACGCGCCAGCTGACCAAGAATGCGGCTACCGCGGACATTCCGGTCATCATCTGCACGACCAAGGATCAGGAGACGGACCGGGTCTGGGGGATGCGCCAGGGGGCCAAGGACTACCTGACCAAGCCGGTGGTGGAGGCCGACCTGGTGAGCAAGATCCAGAAGGCACTGAATGCCTGA
- a CDS encoding chemotaxis protein CheW: MSAETTDPLALLRDLERRCRSHARPLPSQVEIREDWLGIGFRVGDSRLVAPLDEVAEILTYPGFSKVPGSKEWVRGIANVRGNLLPIMDLNGYLHGRPALPGRKTRVLVINHRGVFSGLVVDEVLGLKHFLPEQRIDEVEGVDDTLQPYLSHGFHNESGLWGVFSMRRLAETPQFLQAAV, translated from the coding sequence ATGAGTGCTGAGACGACGGACCCCCTGGCCCTGCTACGCGATCTGGAACGCCGCTGCCGCAGCCATGCGCGGCCCCTGCCCAGCCAAGTGGAGATCAGGGAGGACTGGCTGGGCATCGGTTTCCGGGTCGGTGACAGCCGGCTGGTTGCGCCACTGGACGAGGTGGCCGAGATTCTTACCTACCCGGGTTTTTCCAAGGTGCCCGGCTCCAAGGAGTGGGTCAGGGGCATCGCCAACGTGCGCGGCAATCTGTTGCCGATCATGGATCTGAACGGCTATCTGCACGGGCGTCCGGCCTTGCCGGGGCGCAAGACGCGGGTGCTGGTCATCAACCACCGGGGCGTGTTCTCGGGGCTGGTCGTCGACGAGGTGCTCGGACTCAAGCATTTCCTCCCCGAGCAGCGGATCGACGAGGTGGAGGGGGTCGACGACACCCTGCAGCCCTACCTGAGCCATGGTTTCCACAACGAATCCGGGCTGTGGGGGGTGTTCAGCATGCGCCGCTTGGCAGAGACACCACAATTCTTGCAGGCCGCGGTCTGA
- a CDS encoding methyl-accepting chemotaxis protein: protein MSAAQNTSAKRGAGKRQLYLILGLLASLIAMAGIFVYVGQQAEYDKEYISYASEQQVLSQRIAKYALEASSGHEAAFDNLFKSRNRFTQTLDYLQNGNPETGLPPTGEDSPAFEKLMALSSKWDAFRGSVDTVLEGKELVLFLSEAVSAINEQMPMLLENSEAIVNIMVEKRMPLDQVSKASRQLMLAQRIVNNVNQVLAGEGGEAATEQFAADVEEYGTVLDGMVRGNKVIKKINDKEVQAKLFEASMQFKIVADYVGELLDNAEDLLAVQEAARQAAEQSDEVFAASVALQNAYAIASMQRALTEQHAYMFGAVALVFLLWLGWSLKRDADHRSQVAEEANRKNQEAILRLLDEMGNLADGDLTQYATVTEDFTGAIADSINFTIDALRDVVTTINSTSEQVSSAAEKTKATAVNLAEASEHQAQEITSAVTAINEMAVSIGEVSKNAKESAAVAQKSVEIANQGGETVRRTIEGMDTIREQIQETSKRIKRLGESSQEIGDIVELINDIAEQTNILALNAAIQAAMAGEAGRGFAVVADEVQRLAERSSNATKQIEALVKAIQTDTNEAVISMEQSTAGVVNGARLAEDAGEALEDIVSVSTDLAELIENISNSAAQQSKAADNITSTMTVIQEITTQTNAATNETATSIGELTELSSELRRTVAGFKLPEAEAGAE from the coding sequence ATGAGCGCAGCACAAAATACTTCAGCAAAGCGTGGTGCCGGCAAACGGCAGCTGTATCTGATTCTTGGTCTGCTGGCCTCGCTGATAGCGATGGCGGGCATCTTTGTCTATGTCGGTCAGCAGGCCGAATACGACAAGGAATACATCAGCTACGCCAGTGAGCAGCAGGTGCTGTCACAGCGGATCGCCAAGTACGCACTGGAGGCCTCCTCCGGCCACGAGGCGGCCTTCGACAATCTGTTCAAGTCGCGCAATCGCTTCACGCAGACGCTGGACTACCTGCAGAACGGCAATCCCGAGACCGGTCTGCCGCCGACCGGCGAGGACAGTCCCGCCTTCGAGAAGCTGATGGCCCTGAGCAGCAAGTGGGATGCGTTCCGGGGTTCCGTCGACACGGTGCTGGAGGGCAAGGAGCTGGTGCTGTTCCTGAGCGAGGCAGTGTCGGCGATCAACGAACAGATGCCGATGCTGCTGGAGAACTCGGAGGCCATCGTCAACATCATGGTCGAGAAGCGCATGCCTTTGGACCAGGTGAGCAAGGCCAGCCGCCAGCTGATGCTGGCCCAGCGTATCGTCAACAACGTCAACCAGGTACTGGCGGGTGAAGGTGGCGAGGCAGCCACCGAGCAGTTCGCGGCCGACGTCGAGGAGTACGGCACGGTGCTCGACGGCATGGTCCGCGGCAACAAGGTGATCAAGAAGATCAACGACAAGGAAGTGCAGGCCAAGCTGTTCGAAGCCTCCATGCAGTTCAAGATCGTGGCCGACTATGTGGGTGAGCTGCTCGACAACGCCGAGGATCTGTTGGCCGTGCAGGAGGCTGCACGCCAGGCCGCCGAGCAGTCCGACGAGGTGTTCGCCGCCAGCGTCGCCCTGCAGAACGCCTATGCCATCGCCTCCATGCAGCGTGCGCTCACCGAGCAGCATGCCTACATGTTCGGCGCTGTGGCCCTGGTCTTCCTGCTCTGGCTGGGTTGGTCGCTGAAGCGTGACGCCGATCACCGCAGTCAGGTCGCCGAGGAGGCGAACCGCAAGAACCAGGAGGCCATCCTGCGGCTGCTCGACGAGATGGGCAATCTGGCCGATGGCGACCTGACCCAGTATGCAACGGTGACCGAGGACTTCACCGGTGCCATCGCGGACTCCATCAACTTCACCATCGACGCCCTGCGTGACGTGGTGACCACCATCAACAGCACCTCGGAGCAGGTCTCCTCCGCTGCGGAGAAGACCAAGGCGACGGCGGTCAACCTGGCCGAGGCCAGTGAGCACCAGGCACAGGAGATCACCTCCGCGGTAACCGCCATCAACGAGATGGCAGTCTCCATCGGCGAGGTGTCGAAGAACGCCAAGGAGTCTGCCGCGGTGGCGCAGAAGTCGGTGGAGATCGCCAATCAGGGTGGTGAGACGGTGCGTCGCACCATCGAGGGCATGGATACCATCCGCGAGCAGATCCAGGAGACCTCGAAGCGGATCAAGCGGCTCGGCGAGAGTTCCCAGGAGATCGGCGACATCGTGGAGCTGATCAACGACATCGCCGAGCAGACCAACATCCTGGCCCTGAACGCCGCCATCCAGGCGGCCATGGCCGGCGAGGCCGGGCGTGGTTTCGCGGTGGTCGCCGACGAGGTGCAGCGTCTCGCAGAGCGGTCCTCGAACGCCACCAAGCAGATCGAGGCGCTGGTCAAGGCGATCCAGACCGATACCAACGAGGCGGTCATCTCCATGGAACAGAGCACCGCCGGCGTGGTCAACGGGGCACGGCTGGCCGAGGACGCCGGCGAGGCACTGGAGGACATCGTCAGCGTCTCCACCGACCTGGCAGAGCTGATCGAGAACATCTCCAATTCCGCCGCCCAGCAGTCGAAGGCCGCGGACAACATCACCTCGACCATGACTGTCATCCAGGAGATCACCACCCAGACCAATGCTGCGACCAACGAGACGGCGACCTCCATCGGCGAGCTGACCGAGCTGTCGAGCGAGCTGCGTCGCACGGTGGCCGGCTTCAAGCTGCCCGAGGCCGAGGCGGGGGCGGAATAA
- a CDS encoding protein-glutamate O-methyltransferase CheR, producing MTQAAQKLAQPRPWVSLPELDEGQFLQWRQLLATRGGIHIPAERRDFLASGLRERMRATGCGGYQAYFDYLQEGRRLAEWSLLVDRITVHETRFFRHPPSFRLLRDRLLPDFLAAEPDHGFHAWSIGCATGEEAYSLAMLLDEALAERDAGYGVTATDLSQPALRRAREARYPVRRLEDIEPGLRDSYCVAEADGGFRICATLRRRVCFARQNIVELDDFPLERLDLIFCQNMLIYFPRETRCSLLDRLVGRLRPGGVMVLGPADVPAWAHPEMERIRFAGTLAYRRRGAATDGKG from the coding sequence ATGACGCAAGCGGCCCAGAAGCTGGCGCAGCCCAGGCCCTGGGTGTCGCTGCCGGAACTCGATGAGGGACAGTTCCTGCAGTGGCGCCAGCTGCTGGCCACGCGTGGCGGGATCCACATCCCGGCCGAGCGACGGGACTTCCTGGCCAGCGGGCTGCGGGAACGGATGCGGGCCACCGGTTGTGGTGGCTACCAGGCCTACTTCGACTATCTGCAGGAGGGGCGCCGGCTGGCGGAATGGTCGCTGCTGGTGGACAGGATCACCGTTCACGAGACCCGCTTCTTCCGCCATCCACCCTCCTTTCGACTGCTGCGCGATCGGTTGTTGCCGGACTTTCTGGCCGCGGAGCCGGACCATGGTTTCCATGCCTGGAGCATCGGCTGTGCCACGGGTGAGGAGGCCTATTCCCTCGCCATGTTGCTGGACGAGGCCCTGGCGGAGCGCGACGCGGGGTATGGCGTCACCGCCACGGATCTCAGCCAGCCGGCCCTGCGCCGGGCACGCGAGGCCCGCTACCCGGTGCGCCGCCTGGAGGATATCGAACCCGGCCTGCGCGACAGCTACTGCGTGGCTGAGGCGGACGGCGGTTTCCGGATCTGCGCGACCCTGCGCCGGCGGGTCTGCTTCGCTCGGCAGAACATCGTCGAGCTCGACGACTTTCCGCTGGAGCGGCTGGACCTGATCTTCTGCCAGAACATGCTGATCTATTTCCCGCGCGAGACGCGATGTTCGCTGCTCGACCGGCTGGTGGGGCGGCTGCGGCCGGGCGGGGTGATGGTCCTGGGGCCGGCCGATGTGCCGGCCTGGGCACACCCGGAAATGGAAAGAATACGATTTGCCGGCACCCTGGCGTATCGACGCCGCGGGGCGGCCACTGACGGAAAGGGATGA